In Deinococcus psychrotolerans, a genomic segment contains:
- the pstA gene encoding phosphate ABC transporter permease PstA yields the protein MAVSQLSPTFNKNGLSGGRKSKNAFMGFLIGLGTMLVVAPLILIFGFLLLKGFGALNLDFFLKTPAPEGEAGGGWANAISGSLLILAMAAVLGVLVGVAGGIFLAEFPRHRLMPVIRMLSDVLSGIPAIVMGLVVYALVVRPMGHFSAFAGSVALGLLMVPIVVRTTEEVLKLVPLSVREAGLALGLPQWKVILSIVLPAASGGIITGLMLALSRVAGEAAPLLFTAFGSNLVNLNPLQPTSALPLQIFIGATSAYDENQRLAQAGALLLITLIFVTSLLARFASRQK from the coding sequence GACCTTCAACAAAAACGGCCTGAGCGGTGGCCGCAAATCCAAGAACGCCTTCATGGGCTTTTTGATCGGCCTCGGCACCATGCTGGTGGTCGCGCCGCTGATCCTGATTTTCGGTTTTCTGCTTCTCAAAGGCTTCGGCGCTCTCAATCTCGACTTCTTTCTCAAAACCCCAGCGCCCGAAGGCGAAGCGGGCGGCGGCTGGGCCAACGCCATTTCCGGCTCGCTGCTGATTTTGGCGATGGCCGCCGTGCTGGGCGTTCTGGTGGGCGTCGCGGGCGGTATCTTTTTGGCCGAATTTCCGCGCCACCGCCTGATGCCGGTTATCCGGATGCTCAGTGACGTGCTCAGCGGCATTCCCGCCATCGTGATGGGGCTGGTGGTTTACGCGCTGGTGGTCAGACCGATGGGACACTTCAGCGCCTTCGCGGGCAGCGTGGCGCTGGGCCTGCTGATGGTGCCTATCGTGGTCAGAACCACCGAGGAAGTGCTGAAACTGGTGCCGCTGAGCGTGCGTGAAGCAGGCTTGGCGCTGGGCCTGCCGCAGTGGAAAGTGATTCTGAGCATCGTGCTGCCCGCAGCCAGCGGCGGCATTATCACCGGCCTGATGCTGGCCCTCTCCCGCGTCGCTGGAGAAGCGGCTCCACTGCTGTTCACGGCTTTTGGCAGCAACCTGGTCAACCTCAATCCCCTGCAACCCACCAGCGCTTTGCCGCTGCAAATTTTTATCGGAGCCACCAGCGCTTACGACGAAAACCAGCGCCTCGCTCAAGCTGGAGCGCTGCTGCTGATTACCCTCATTTTCGTGACCTCCTTGCTGGCCCGCTTCGCCAGCAGGCAAAAGTAA
- the pstB gene encoding phosphate ABC transporter ATP-binding protein PstB, with the protein MSLLLTTSNVDIYYGSKQAVNKVNLAVEKGTVNALIGPSGCGKTTFLRAINRMHDLTPGARVEGQILLDGQDIYSAGVDPVEVRRRVGMVFQKPNPFPTMSVFDNVVSGLKLAGMRDQKALMEIAERSLRGGALWEEVKDRLKSPATGLSGGQQQRLCIARALAVEPEILLMDEPTSALDPASTAKIEDLMTELKKVTTIIIVTHNMHQAARVSDTTSFFLNGDLVEHGQTDQLFTSPKDERTEAYVTGRFG; encoded by the coding sequence ATGTCCCTATTACTGACCACCAGCAACGTAGATATCTATTACGGCAGCAAGCAAGCCGTGAACAAAGTCAACTTGGCTGTTGAAAAAGGCACGGTCAATGCCCTGATCGGCCCTTCGGGTTGCGGAAAAACCACTTTTTTGCGGGCCATCAACCGGATGCACGACCTCACGCCGGGCGCACGCGTAGAAGGCCAGATTTTGCTGGACGGCCAAGACATTTACAGCGCTGGCGTCGACCCGGTAGAAGTGCGCCGCCGGGTGGGGATGGTGTTTCAAAAGCCCAATCCTTTTCCGACCATGAGCGTGTTTGACAACGTGGTCAGCGGCCTGAAGCTGGCCGGCATGCGCGATCAGAAAGCCCTCATGGAAATTGCCGAGCGCTCCCTGCGCGGCGGGGCACTTTGGGAAGAAGTCAAAGACCGCCTCAAGTCGCCCGCCACCGGTTTGTCGGGGGGGCAGCAGCAGCGGCTGTGCATTGCCCGCGCTCTGGCCGTCGAACCCGAAATCCTGCTGATGGACGAGCCGACCTCAGCGCTCGATCCGGCCAGCACCGCCAAGATCGAAGATTTGATGACCGAACTCAAAAAAGTCACCACCATCATTATCGTGACCCACAATATGCACCAAGCTGCCCGCGTCAGCGATACCACCAGCTTCTTCCTGAACGGCGACCTCGTCGAGCACGGCCAAACCGACCAACTCTTCACTTCGCCCAAAGACGAGCGCACCGAGGCGTATGTCACGGGGCGCTTCGGCTAA